The Euwallacea fornicatus isolate EFF26 chromosome 3, ASM4011564v1, whole genome shotgun sequence genome has a segment encoding these proteins:
- the LOC136350486 gene encoding insulin-like growth factor-binding protein complex acid labile subunit isoform X1, which translates to MFSVMWFLPIVSSYYVTLHCPDQCICDNEITRCSGQSLTTMPTHINSDIRNLDLSWNEFGTFPSDVQLLSELRSLNLSHNKISTLRNGQIEALVKLETIDLTYNLFHDWKDIHSGIFQPAKNLLFLDLSHNPLRTLSKYSNHFYIPSLEVLRLVNCSMRIIPANVFQRLTNLTELYLSDNPISNISDNFTLENLRLMEISRTRLSVINENVFTDLPNLETLIMNNNINLRRFPCHSSTLRYLDLSNSMLEQIPNGHMEKLLRLDLSGNYLKKIPTNGFIALCSLQMLNLSTNAITVIDFDAFQGLTEVQSIDLSFNKLISLGEQFNNNSALTFLNLSHNYISELHTLRSKSLKALVVSFCEIYELNKYSLSLMPNLIRLTMSRNFLTRLPDRLVARNLVILDLSYCRMNTLSNETFSEMFYLREINLANNALTSIDPSYFPRAFKATIKDNPWRCNCKKIKKMFEWMTAYNSDELDALVCYSPEPVAGEHFIFISNLNGQTWEQACENEWYPNQITRDTMWYYSLGIVVAMVLALFGLVVLRKVKSLQQQRVRLEEEARRAEEREALSRMQERQREIHDEDNRNAPDPRELQRPPSYNEALLLPRMNVSRSSLAGSFHSLGSRGSLRESSSDVSKKKKNRRKRRRRKDEEERRASRITVESDSSEESQSTENLSSRRKVTHPLPLESDF; encoded by the exons ATGTTTTCGGTGATGTGGTTTCTTCCAATAGTGAGTAGCTATTATGTGACCCTACACTGTCCAGATCAGTGTATCTGTGATAACGAAATTACTAGATGTAGTGGTCAAAGCCTTACAACAATGCCAACACATATAAACTCTGAC ATtcgaaatttggatttatcaTGGAATGAGTTCGGAACATTTCCAAGTGACGTTCAGCTGCTATCTGAGCTAAGAAGCCTAAATTTATCACACAACAAAATATCAACGTTAAGGAATGGACAGATTGAAGCTTTAGTGAAATTGGAGACTATAGACTTGACATATAATCTTTTCCATGATTGGAAAGATATACATTCTGGAATTTTTCAGCCAGCAAAAAACCTATTGTTTTTAGACCTTTCGCACAATCCTTTAAGGACTCTTTCGAAATattcaaatcatttttatatcCCTTCACTCGAGGTTTTACGTTTAGTAAACTGTTCAATGCGAATAATTCCAGCAAATGTTTTCCAACGATTAACAAACCTAACAGAATTGTATTTATCCGATAACCCAATCAGCAATATCAGTGACAATTTTACACTAGAAAATTTGAGGCTAATGGAAATAAGCAGAACAAGATTAAGtgttataaatgaaaatgtatttacTGACCTTCCCAACTTAGAAACGCTAATCATGAATAACAACATCAATCTAAGACGATTTCCCTGCCACTCAAGCACGCTTCGATACTTGGATCTTTCGAACTCTATGTTGGAACAAATACCAAATGGtcatatggaaaaattattgaggCTAGACTTATCAGgaaattatttgaagaaaatcccTACGAATGGTTTCATTGCCTTATGTAGCTTACAAATGCTGAATTTATCAACTAATGCAATTACTGTAATTGACTTCGATGCTTTTCAAGGTTTAACTGAG GTTCAGTCCATAGACCTGTCATTTAACAAGCTAATCTCATTAGGTGAACAATTCAACAACAATTCGGCattgacatttttgaatttgtctCACAACTACATCAGCGAGCTACATACTCTAAGGAGTAAATCCCTCAAAGCTTTGGTAGTCAGCTTTTGTGAAATATATGAGCTGAATAAATATAGCCTTTCCTTGATGCCGAATTTGATAAGATTGACGATGTCTAGAAATTTCTTGACTAGACTTCCTGATAGACTAGTAGCAAGAAATCTGGTGATATTGGATTTAAGTTATTGTCGCATGAATACACTGAGCAACGAAACATTTTCGGAAATGTTTTACTtaagagaaataaatttggcaaataacGCCTTAACTTCTATCGATCCATCGTATTTCCCAAGGGCCTTTAAAGCAACAATTAAGGATAATCCGTGGCGAtgtaattgcaaaaaaattaaaaaaatgtttgagtgGATGACTGCCTACAATTCTGACGAGTTAGATGCGTTAGTTTGTTACTCACCAGAGCCTGTTGCAGGTGAGCATTTCatctttatttctaatttgaatG GTCAAACGTGGGAGCAAGCCTGTGAAAATGAGTGGTATCCGAATCAGATTACTAGAGACACTATGTGGTACTACTCATTAGGAATTGTAGTTGCAATGGTTTTAGCGTTATTCGGTCTAGTCGTATTGAGGAAAGTCAAAAGTCTACAACAGCAACGTGTTCGGCTTGAAGAAGAAGCAAGGAGAGCGGAAGAAAGGGAAGCCTTAAGCAGAATGCAAGAGCGTCAAAGAGAAATCCACGACGAAGATAATAGGAATGCTCCTGACCCTAGAGAATTACAAAGGCCTCCTTCTTATAACGAAGCACTACTTCTTCCCAGAATGAATGTTTCCCGTTCAAGTTTGGCAGGTAGTTTCCATAGTTTAGGTTCCAGAGGTAGTCTTCGGGAAAGTAGTTCtgatgtttcaaaaaaaaaaaaaaatagacgaAAACGTAGACGAAGAAAGGATGAAGAAGAACGGCGAGCTTCTAGAATTACGGTTGAGTCTGATTCATCTGAAGAATCTCAGTCAACCGAAAACCTATCTTCTAGACGAAAAGTGACGCATCCGCTTCCATtagaaagtgatttttaa
- the LOC136350486 gene encoding insulin-like growth factor-binding protein complex acid labile subunit isoform X2 → MFSVMWFLPIVSSYYVTLHCPDQCICDNEITRCSGQSLTTMPTHINSDIRNLDLSWNEFGTFPSDVQLLSELRSLNLSHNKISTLRNGQIEALVKLETIDLTYNLFHDWKDIHSGIFQPAKNLLFLDLSHNPLRTLSKYSNHFYIPSLEVLRLVNCSMRIIPANVFQRLTNLTELYLSDNPISNISDNFTLENLRLMEISRTRLSVINENVFTDLPNLETLIMNNNINLRRFPCHSSTLRYLDLSNSMLEQIPNGHMEKLLRLDLSGNYLKKIPTNGFIALCSLQMLNLSTNAITVIDFDAFQGLTEVQSIDLSFNKLISLGEQFNNNSALTFLNLSHNYISELHTLRSKSLKALVVSFCEIYELNKYSLSLMPNLIRLTMSRNFLTRLPDRLVARNLVILDLSYCRMNTLSNETFSEMFYLREINLANNALTSIDPSYFPRAFKATIKDNPWRCNCKKIKKMFEWMTAYNSDELDALVCYSPEPVAGQTWEQACENEWYPNQITRDTMWYYSLGIVVAMVLALFGLVVLRKVKSLQQQRVRLEEEARRAEEREALSRMQERQREIHDEDNRNAPDPRELQRPPSYNEALLLPRMNVSRSSLAGSFHSLGSRGSLRESSSDVSKKKKNRRKRRRRKDEEERRASRITVESDSSEESQSTENLSSRRKVTHPLPLESDF, encoded by the exons ATGTTTTCGGTGATGTGGTTTCTTCCAATAGTGAGTAGCTATTATGTGACCCTACACTGTCCAGATCAGTGTATCTGTGATAACGAAATTACTAGATGTAGTGGTCAAAGCCTTACAACAATGCCAACACATATAAACTCTGAC ATtcgaaatttggatttatcaTGGAATGAGTTCGGAACATTTCCAAGTGACGTTCAGCTGCTATCTGAGCTAAGAAGCCTAAATTTATCACACAACAAAATATCAACGTTAAGGAATGGACAGATTGAAGCTTTAGTGAAATTGGAGACTATAGACTTGACATATAATCTTTTCCATGATTGGAAAGATATACATTCTGGAATTTTTCAGCCAGCAAAAAACCTATTGTTTTTAGACCTTTCGCACAATCCTTTAAGGACTCTTTCGAAATattcaaatcatttttatatcCCTTCACTCGAGGTTTTACGTTTAGTAAACTGTTCAATGCGAATAATTCCAGCAAATGTTTTCCAACGATTAACAAACCTAACAGAATTGTATTTATCCGATAACCCAATCAGCAATATCAGTGACAATTTTACACTAGAAAATTTGAGGCTAATGGAAATAAGCAGAACAAGATTAAGtgttataaatgaaaatgtatttacTGACCTTCCCAACTTAGAAACGCTAATCATGAATAACAACATCAATCTAAGACGATTTCCCTGCCACTCAAGCACGCTTCGATACTTGGATCTTTCGAACTCTATGTTGGAACAAATACCAAATGGtcatatggaaaaattattgaggCTAGACTTATCAGgaaattatttgaagaaaatcccTACGAATGGTTTCATTGCCTTATGTAGCTTACAAATGCTGAATTTATCAACTAATGCAATTACTGTAATTGACTTCGATGCTTTTCAAGGTTTAACTGAG GTTCAGTCCATAGACCTGTCATTTAACAAGCTAATCTCATTAGGTGAACAATTCAACAACAATTCGGCattgacatttttgaatttgtctCACAACTACATCAGCGAGCTACATACTCTAAGGAGTAAATCCCTCAAAGCTTTGGTAGTCAGCTTTTGTGAAATATATGAGCTGAATAAATATAGCCTTTCCTTGATGCCGAATTTGATAAGATTGACGATGTCTAGAAATTTCTTGACTAGACTTCCTGATAGACTAGTAGCAAGAAATCTGGTGATATTGGATTTAAGTTATTGTCGCATGAATACACTGAGCAACGAAACATTTTCGGAAATGTTTTACTtaagagaaataaatttggcaaataacGCCTTAACTTCTATCGATCCATCGTATTTCCCAAGGGCCTTTAAAGCAACAATTAAGGATAATCCGTGGCGAtgtaattgcaaaaaaattaaaaaaatgtttgagtgGATGACTGCCTACAATTCTGACGAGTTAGATGCGTTAGTTTGTTACTCACCAGAGCCTGTTGCAG GTCAAACGTGGGAGCAAGCCTGTGAAAATGAGTGGTATCCGAATCAGATTACTAGAGACACTATGTGGTACTACTCATTAGGAATTGTAGTTGCAATGGTTTTAGCGTTATTCGGTCTAGTCGTATTGAGGAAAGTCAAAAGTCTACAACAGCAACGTGTTCGGCTTGAAGAAGAAGCAAGGAGAGCGGAAGAAAGGGAAGCCTTAAGCAGAATGCAAGAGCGTCAAAGAGAAATCCACGACGAAGATAATAGGAATGCTCCTGACCCTAGAGAATTACAAAGGCCTCCTTCTTATAACGAAGCACTACTTCTTCCCAGAATGAATGTTTCCCGTTCAAGTTTGGCAGGTAGTTTCCATAGTTTAGGTTCCAGAGGTAGTCTTCGGGAAAGTAGTTCtgatgtttcaaaaaaaaaaaaaaatagacgaAAACGTAGACGAAGAAAGGATGAAGAAGAACGGCGAGCTTCTAGAATTACGGTTGAGTCTGATTCATCTGAAGAATCTCAGTCAACCGAAAACCTATCTTCTAGACGAAAAGTGACGCATCCGCTTCCATtagaaagtgatttttaa
- the LOC136350486 gene encoding carboxypeptidase N subunit 2 isoform X3, with protein sequence MNITNYQSVQIRNLDLSWNEFGTFPSDVQLLSELRSLNLSHNKISTLRNGQIEALVKLETIDLTYNLFHDWKDIHSGIFQPAKNLLFLDLSHNPLRTLSKYSNHFYIPSLEVLRLVNCSMRIIPANVFQRLTNLTELYLSDNPISNISDNFTLENLRLMEISRTRLSVINENVFTDLPNLETLIMNNNINLRRFPCHSSTLRYLDLSNSMLEQIPNGHMEKLLRLDLSGNYLKKIPTNGFIALCSLQMLNLSTNAITVIDFDAFQGLTEVQSIDLSFNKLISLGEQFNNNSALTFLNLSHNYISELHTLRSKSLKALVVSFCEIYELNKYSLSLMPNLIRLTMSRNFLTRLPDRLVARNLVILDLSYCRMNTLSNETFSEMFYLREINLANNALTSIDPSYFPRAFKATIKDNPWRCNCKKIKKMFEWMTAYNSDELDALVCYSPEPVAGEHFIFISNLNGQTWEQACENEWYPNQITRDTMWYYSLGIVVAMVLALFGLVVLRKVKSLQQQRVRLEEEARRAEEREALSRMQERQREIHDEDNRNAPDPRELQRPPSYNEALLLPRMNVSRSSLAGSFHSLGSRGSLRESSSDVSKKKKNRRKRRRRKDEEERRASRITVESDSSEESQSTENLSSRRKVTHPLPLESDF encoded by the exons ATGAACATTACAAACTATCAGAGCGTGCAG ATtcgaaatttggatttatcaTGGAATGAGTTCGGAACATTTCCAAGTGACGTTCAGCTGCTATCTGAGCTAAGAAGCCTAAATTTATCACACAACAAAATATCAACGTTAAGGAATGGACAGATTGAAGCTTTAGTGAAATTGGAGACTATAGACTTGACATATAATCTTTTCCATGATTGGAAAGATATACATTCTGGAATTTTTCAGCCAGCAAAAAACCTATTGTTTTTAGACCTTTCGCACAATCCTTTAAGGACTCTTTCGAAATattcaaatcatttttatatcCCTTCACTCGAGGTTTTACGTTTAGTAAACTGTTCAATGCGAATAATTCCAGCAAATGTTTTCCAACGATTAACAAACCTAACAGAATTGTATTTATCCGATAACCCAATCAGCAATATCAGTGACAATTTTACACTAGAAAATTTGAGGCTAATGGAAATAAGCAGAACAAGATTAAGtgttataaatgaaaatgtatttacTGACCTTCCCAACTTAGAAACGCTAATCATGAATAACAACATCAATCTAAGACGATTTCCCTGCCACTCAAGCACGCTTCGATACTTGGATCTTTCGAACTCTATGTTGGAACAAATACCAAATGGtcatatggaaaaattattgaggCTAGACTTATCAGgaaattatttgaagaaaatcccTACGAATGGTTTCATTGCCTTATGTAGCTTACAAATGCTGAATTTATCAACTAATGCAATTACTGTAATTGACTTCGATGCTTTTCAAGGTTTAACTGAG GTTCAGTCCATAGACCTGTCATTTAACAAGCTAATCTCATTAGGTGAACAATTCAACAACAATTCGGCattgacatttttgaatttgtctCACAACTACATCAGCGAGCTACATACTCTAAGGAGTAAATCCCTCAAAGCTTTGGTAGTCAGCTTTTGTGAAATATATGAGCTGAATAAATATAGCCTTTCCTTGATGCCGAATTTGATAAGATTGACGATGTCTAGAAATTTCTTGACTAGACTTCCTGATAGACTAGTAGCAAGAAATCTGGTGATATTGGATTTAAGTTATTGTCGCATGAATACACTGAGCAACGAAACATTTTCGGAAATGTTTTACTtaagagaaataaatttggcaaataacGCCTTAACTTCTATCGATCCATCGTATTTCCCAAGGGCCTTTAAAGCAACAATTAAGGATAATCCGTGGCGAtgtaattgcaaaaaaattaaaaaaatgtttgagtgGATGACTGCCTACAATTCTGACGAGTTAGATGCGTTAGTTTGTTACTCACCAGAGCCTGTTGCAGGTGAGCATTTCatctttatttctaatttgaatG GTCAAACGTGGGAGCAAGCCTGTGAAAATGAGTGGTATCCGAATCAGATTACTAGAGACACTATGTGGTACTACTCATTAGGAATTGTAGTTGCAATGGTTTTAGCGTTATTCGGTCTAGTCGTATTGAGGAAAGTCAAAAGTCTACAACAGCAACGTGTTCGGCTTGAAGAAGAAGCAAGGAGAGCGGAAGAAAGGGAAGCCTTAAGCAGAATGCAAGAGCGTCAAAGAGAAATCCACGACGAAGATAATAGGAATGCTCCTGACCCTAGAGAATTACAAAGGCCTCCTTCTTATAACGAAGCACTACTTCTTCCCAGAATGAATGTTTCCCGTTCAAGTTTGGCAGGTAGTTTCCATAGTTTAGGTTCCAGAGGTAGTCTTCGGGAAAGTAGTTCtgatgtttcaaaaaaaaaaaaaaatagacgaAAACGTAGACGAAGAAAGGATGAAGAAGAACGGCGAGCTTCTAGAATTACGGTTGAGTCTGATTCATCTGAAGAATCTCAGTCAACCGAAAACCTATCTTCTAGACGAAAAGTGACGCATCCGCTTCCATtagaaagtgatttttaa